TGGCCTTCGAGATGACGCTGACATTGGCCGTGTTCAGGTCGCGCTGCTGTCCGGTCTCTCCCGCGCGCAGCAGGAAGGCTTCGTAGACGGCCCGCTTGGCCGTCGCCTCGCGCTCGAGTTCGCGCAGCGTCACCAGTTCGCCGCTCAGGCCGGCCTGCCGCGCCTTGAGCTGCGCCAGCCGGGCCGCCAGGTCCTGCTCCAGTTGCACGGCCCGGCGCAGCTCGACCTGGATCGACGAGGCCACCAGCCGCAGTTCCTGCTCGACGCGGGCACGCGCCGCGTCCACCTGCGCATCGATGGCGACACGCTCCGGATGCCGTGGTCCGAGGCGCGTGCCGATGCGGTCGGCCTCCTGCCGCAGCAGCGAATACTGTGTGCGCAGCTCGGTCAGGACCGGCGAACTCGTCTGCTCGGGAAGGTTTCCGGCCAGCGCGGCGTCGACCGTGACCGTTCGCGCCGAATCGGCGCGCGCCTGCAGTTCCAGCGTCCGGGCACGCGCGGTCGACAGCTGGTCGTTCAGCTTCACGATCTCGTCGTCGGTGATCAGCCGGCCCTGGGCATCGACGATGTCGTTCTCCGACTTGAACGCCTCGACCTTCCGCTCGGCGTCCTCGACCCCGCTGCGCAGCTCCGCGAGGCGGGCGGAGATCTCGTCGGATGCCCGTCCCGCGGCACCGGCCTGGATGGAACCGTAGGTTTCGAGGAAGACGTCGGTCAGCGTGTTGACGATCAGGGCGGACTTGCCGGCATCTTCCGTCCGCGCGGTTACCGCGACGACGAAGGTCTTGCCGCCGCGAACCACGTCCGTGGCCTCGCCCAGATGCTCGATCGCGAGGGTACGCCGGCGCAGCGACGGGTCCCCCGAATCGCCGCTTGACGAGATCAGCGCGCGAAGGTTGCCGAGGAAGCTCAGGGGGCCGCCGCTGCGGGTCCCGTTGAACTCGGGATCGCGGTCAAGGCCGAGCGTGTCGACGACCTTGCCCAGCACGACGCCCGACCGGAGCACACGGACCTGGTTCTCGACGACCGCGAGCATGGCTTCGGCCGAAAGGCCGCCGTCGGTGAGCTCGTTCTGGACGATGCGGAGCTGGCGCGGGTCGACGATCAGCTCGGTCAGCGCGACGTATTGCTTGGGCGTCGACAGCGCGAGCGCGGCAGCCATCGCGGCTCCGCACACCGTGGTGGCGGCGATGATCCAACCTGATCGCAGCACCCCGCGCACCACCTGCACCGGATCGATGAGCGGACGCCAGTGGGTGTCGCCCGGATCGGAAGCCGACGCGTAGACGGGCCGGATCGCCGGCGGCTCCTCGTCCGCGGCCCGTGCCGGAACCCGTGGCGGAGCGGCGGCCGGGGCGACGGCGGGCGGCGGTTCGGGCGTGTCCCCTTTCACCGGACGGCCGGCGTCGACGTTCGCCGGAAAGCCGACGTCCGCCAGTTCCTTGGGTTGCGGCTCCGGCGCCGCGGCGGGCGCTGGCGCGGATGCACGGCGACGGGCATCGGATGCGAAAAGCGCGCGAAGCTCGCGCTCGTGTTCGGCGAAAGTCTCAGGCTCTGCGGAGCGCGGTTCGGGTTCCTCCCGTTTCATGCGTGCCTGGGCAAGGGCCGCCATCAGCGGGCTCGCCGCGGCTTCCCTTCGCGAGCGCGCCCGCCGGTGGCGCTCGGACGCCGATACGCCGTCATCGTCGGACGGACGGCGGCCCTCCGTGCCCGTCGCAGCGTGCAAGGCCGGAACGAGGCTCAGGAGCGAGCCGATCCTGTCGCTCCGATGGCGGTTGTCGTGGTCGGGCATGACGCGCTGCAGTTCCAACGGGTGCGCCGAGCCGCACCTTCGTTAAGGCAAACTAAAGAGGCGTGGGAAACAAATGGTTAACGCGCATGCACCGGATCGACGCCGGAGCATGCCGCAAACCGGGAAAAGGCGGGACCCGGCGCGCATCACGCCGGGTTAAGGATTCTCAGCTAGCCTGCGGTTTCGACGATCGACGCCATCGGGAACCCGCATCGTGACTTGGGCAGGCGGGGTCCCCGGGTCGGGCTCCATGCAAAGGATCATCCGCTTCCTCGCTGCACGAACCGGGCTGCTGCGCGACTACGCGACGGCGGTGAGCGGGTCGGTCGGCCGGCTGGTCTTTTCGCTGGTCTACTTCGTCGCGCTCGCCAACACCCTGTCGATCGCCGAGTTCGGCCTCTTCGCGACCGCCTCGGCGGCTGGCGTGATGCTGTCGCGCATCCTCGCCTTCGGCTTCGTCTCGGCGCTCTACCGGGCCGCCACCGTCAAGCCGCTGCTGATAGGGGTCTTCACCGGCGGCTTCCTGGTCATGTCGGCACTGTCGCTGCCCGTCCTGGCGGCGGCCAGCTATGCCGTCTGGCTGGTCCTGTTCGCCGGCAAGATGGCGCCGGGCGTCTTCGCCCTGCTGATCGTGGCCGAGACACTGTTCTGGAGGCCGGTCGAGGCAGTCATCATCGTCAACAACGGCATGGGCCGATTCGGACGGGCCGCGTTCCTGGCGATCCTGACCACGGCGATCCGGGCCATGGCGGCCATGGCCTTCGCCTTTTCGGCTTCGCCCGACCTCGCCGGCTGGGCGGCGTGGTATCTCGCCGCCAACGCCCTGTCGCTGACCGTCGCCGTCGGCTTCTTCCATCCCCGCCGGCGCATCCGCTTC
The nucleotide sequence above comes from Aquibium microcysteis. Encoded proteins:
- a CDS encoding GumC family protein; its protein translation is MPDHDNRHRSDRIGSLLSLVPALHAATGTEGRRPSDDDGVSASERHRRARSRREAAASPLMAALAQARMKREEPEPRSAEPETFAEHERELRALFASDARRRASAPAPAAAPEPQPKELADVGFPANVDAGRPVKGDTPEPPPAVAPAAAPPRVPARAADEEPPAIRPVYASASDPGDTHWRPLIDPVQVVRGVLRSGWIIAATTVCGAAMAAALALSTPKQYVALTELIVDPRQLRIVQNELTDGGLSAEAMLAVVENQVRVLRSGVVLGKVVDTLGLDRDPEFNGTRSGGPLSFLGNLRALISSSGDSGDPSLRRRTLAIEHLGEATDVVRGGKTFVVAVTARTEDAGKSALIVNTLTDVFLETYGSIQAGAAGRASDEISARLAELRSGVEDAERKVEAFKSENDIVDAQGRLITDDEIVKLNDQLSTARARTLELQARADSARTVTVDAALAGNLPEQTSSPVLTELRTQYSLLRQEADRIGTRLGPRHPERVAIDAQVDAARARVEQELRLVASSIQVELRRAVQLEQDLAARLAQLKARQAGLSGELVTLRELEREATAKRAVYEAFLLRAGETGQQRDLNTANVSVISKATPPLEPSGPSRSMMTLLGAFLGFGAGVGIGVARGVVGSLRADGAGERPEQPPRTPFPRAAARLLRRPEHADETTVSARSDAQDANRPEQTAALAEETDMHHARAPMGWTPNDNPMPADRYPAPQSLAPYPQGVQSSEPPRQWMHPAGPAAGYAPYPQAPAYPPAPSYPQGYAPAQGHPGMQPQAYGQPAAPQMPPQGAGYAPYPGHPQNWTGQAPAQNYPSQPMDPRAYPYAERPAWSHAQQAAMAEPVYPYGYPQPQPQAGGWPQSGWQQPAAPPPVRRDAPPAPQASSGGDGDKSAIEEIRDSLREFRVALRDLAESRGRRRFL
- a CDS encoding lipopolysaccharide biosynthesis protein — encoded protein: MTWAGGVPGSGSMQRIIRFLAARTGLLRDYATAVSGSVGRLVFSLVYFVALANTLSIAEFGLFATASAAGVMLSRILAFGFVSALYRAATVKPLLIGVFTGGFLVMSALSLPVLAAASYAVWLVLFAGKMAPGVFALLIVAETLFWRPVEAVIIVNNGMGRFGRAAFLAILTTAIRAMAAMAFAFSASPDLAGWAAWYLAANALSLTVAVGFFHPRRRIRFRMRLYLRRLADSVYVAGAEMIFYLQMEMDKLLVLAIGGPHLAGIYAIVMRLIDLTAIPIRTFTMMLVQRMMRAPEMLSRRMLRIGLEAGVFVVSTAGLLALALALRIEPRLLGSNVAEAAPLVLLALFVPGLRNLVEYHAELLFARGQTLLRALNLALLAGLKALLLVVLLLNAGATETMVMALNAAFALLYLASAGLTYSAMKMRPRPF